A stretch of Komagataella phaffii GS115 chromosome 2, complete sequence DNA encodes these proteins:
- a CDS encoding Activating gamma subunit of the AMP-activated Snf1p kinase complex gives MFEQPQVELSSEQINQEQKRALDAIRVFLQSKTSYDVLPVSYRLIVFDTSLLVKKSLNILLQNSIVSAPLWNNKTSRFAGLLTSSDFINVIQYYFQFPDKFDLVEKLTLDGLREVEKSIGVSTIETISIHPFKSLYEACEKMLVSKARRIPLIDEDENTHREIVVSVLTQYRILKFVALNCKETRMLLKPLKELQVGTMAEMSTVTMETPVIDVIHLLSNKCVSSVPIVDGEGKLVNVYEAVDVLGLIKGGMYTDLSLSVGEALMRRAEDFEGVYTCTLNDSLATIMETLRKSRIHRLFIVDTDTSLLGVITLSDILSYLLFSQ, from the coding sequence ATGTTTGAACAGCCTCAAGTTGAACTCAGCAGTGAGCAGATCAATCAGGAGCAGAAACGGGCCCTAGACGCGATACGAGTATTTCTTCAGAGCAAGACGTCTTACGATGTGTTACCAGTTTCTTACAGGCTGATAGTGTTTGATACATCTCTCCTGGTAAAGAAATCCCTCAATATTTTATTGCAGAACAGTATTGTTTCTGCTCCTTTATGGAATAATAAGACAAGTCGTTTTGCGGGGCTTCTTACCTCAAGTGATTTTATCAATGTCATCCAATACTATTTCCAATTCCCCGACAAATTTGACCTTGTGGAGAAGTTAACATTAGATGGATTGAGAGAGGTAGAAAAGAGCATAGGAGTTTCTACCATTGAAACCATCTCCATACATCCATTCAAATCACTTTACGAAGCTTGCGAGAAAATGTTAGTATCAAAAGCTAGAAGGATTCCCCTGATcgatgaggatgaaaatACACACCGAGAAATTGTAGTAAGTGTGCTAACACAATATAGAATACTCAAATTTGTTGCCTTGAATTGTAAGGAAACCCGTATGTTATTAAAACCGCTGAAAGAATTACAAGTCGGCACAATGGCTGAGATGTCCACAGTGACAATGGAAACACCGGTCATTGATGTGATTCACCTTTTGTCTAACAAATGTGTGTCTTCTGTGCCAATTGTTGACGGGGAGGGCAAGCTAGTCAACGTATATGAAGCCGTCGATGTCTTAGGTTTAATCAAGGGAGGAATGTACACTGACCTTTCATTGTCTGTCGGAGAAGCGCTTATGAGAAGAGCTGAAGATTTCGAAGGAGTCTACACATGCACATTGAACGATAGTTTGGCGACCATAATGGAAACGTTGCGGAAATCTAGGATCCACAGACTTTTCATAGTCGATACCGACACTAGCTTGTTGGGTGTTATCACATTGAGCGACATTTTGAGTTATCTTCTTTTCAGTCAATAA